The following are encoded together in the Planctobacterium marinum genome:
- a CDS encoding prepilin-type N-terminal cleavage/methylation domain-containing protein, which produces MNRYVKMNKIAKQNGFSLIELVIVVVVLGLLAATALPRFLDVTDEAEDATVEGVGGGFATGVGLIRAQWEIEGRPSENVSANVTAVTLGGVEIAVDKDTGYPTGLALTNSEDVDIDEEDCLQVFQRIIQSSPTITTEWQGGQENAFEGVRYYTTVADGAAEENNDLCYYYLTQTVKNEIAQPSDDTVGNGFVYDPRFGQVTTFSNN; this is translated from the coding sequence ATGAATCGTTACGTCAAGATGAACAAAATAGCAAAGCAAAACGGATTTTCACTCATAGAGTTAGTGATTGTTGTAGTGGTCTTGGGTTTGCTAGCCGCGACGGCGTTACCACGTTTTTTGGATGTTACGGATGAGGCTGAAGATGCCACGGTTGAAGGTGTTGGTGGTGGTTTTGCCACCGGTGTTGGATTGATACGGGCGCAGTGGGAAATTGAAGGGCGGCCATCTGAGAACGTGAGTGCCAATGTTACCGCCGTTACGTTAGGTGGTGTGGAGATTGCCGTAGACAAAGACACCGGATATCCCACGGGCTTAGCTCTGACTAATTCCGAAGATGTAGATATTGATGAAGAAGATTGTTTGCAGGTGTTTCAGCGCATTATCCAAAGCTCCCCTACCATTACCACGGAGTGGCAGGGCGGCCAGGAAAATGCCTTCGAAGGCGTACGCTACTACACAACAGTGGCCGATGGTGCTGCCGAAGAAAACAACGACCTGTGCTATTACTATTTAACACAGACGGTGAAAAACGAAATAGCGCAGCCATCCGATGACACAGTGGGCAATGGCTTTGTGTACGACCCGCGCTTTGGCCAGGTAACGACGTTCAGTAACAATTAG
- a CDS encoding GspE/PulE family protein: MKPKLKMRLGDLLVHESVITDEQLQQALSAQRETGRKLGQALQDLGFVTEKGLLTFLAQQLNIPLLDISRKKIDPEVVKLVPEVQARRLKALPLEERDNSILIAMSDPADLSVVDTLSNILPKPIDLAIVPESQLYHAFDTYYRRTEEIASFAQALASEYEDDEDFDLADTGGEEEEDTTVAKLLQSIFEDAVQMSASDIHIEPDEGKLRIRQRVDGVLQESVINEKNIASALVLRLKLMSGLDISEKRLPQDGRTNIRIKGRSIDVRVSTMPVQNGESVVMRLLDQSAGLLTLEQTGMPERLLKRFRQLLHRPHGMILVTGPTGSGKTTTLYGALSELNLPAKKIITVEDPVEYRLPRINQVQVNSKIGLDFKSVLRTTLRQDPDIIMVGEMRDHETVEIGLRGALTGHLVLSTLHTNDSISSAIRLLDMGAPGYLAASSLRAIIAQRLVRRICKNCRTECRPEEDELFWIDNIEAGARRFKYHKGAGCQTCNQTGYRGRIGVFELLEMTEDMMNALKDADTGLFGRTAKRAPGYVPLAKSALQYAKVGLTSIEEVLKLVEMVAEVSQAAKPKAQPQNPQASKQAVTKQASAPAPNHKPDLHQPRKPDWGDRDKS, encoded by the coding sequence TTGAAGCCTAAGTTAAAGATGCGACTTGGGGACCTGTTGGTTCACGAGTCTGTCATCACCGATGAGCAATTGCAGCAGGCCCTGTCGGCACAGCGAGAAACAGGGCGCAAACTAGGCCAGGCATTACAAGATCTTGGTTTTGTAACCGAAAAAGGCCTGCTTACTTTCCTTGCGCAGCAGCTCAATATTCCCCTGTTAGATATTTCTCGTAAAAAGATCGATCCTGAAGTGGTGAAGCTAGTACCTGAGGTACAAGCACGTCGCTTAAAAGCTTTACCGCTGGAAGAGCGAGACAACAGCATTCTTATCGCCATGAGCGATCCGGCTGATTTATCTGTTGTTGACACCCTCTCGAATATCTTACCTAAGCCTATTGATCTGGCGATTGTGCCGGAATCACAGCTGTATCACGCCTTTGACACCTATTATCGCCGTACTGAAGAAATAGCCTCTTTTGCTCAGGCCTTGGCCTCAGAGTATGAAGACGATGAAGATTTCGATCTGGCGGATACCGGTGGTGAGGAAGAAGAAGACACCACGGTTGCCAAATTATTGCAGTCAATTTTTGAAGATGCCGTACAGATGTCTGCTTCGGATATTCACATTGAGCCAGATGAAGGCAAGTTGCGCATCCGACAGCGGGTGGATGGCGTACTGCAGGAAAGTGTTATCAACGAAAAAAACATCGCCTCAGCATTAGTTTTGCGACTGAAACTAATGTCGGGTCTGGATATTTCGGAAAAGCGTTTACCGCAAGATGGCCGCACCAACATTCGCATTAAAGGCCGCTCTATCGATGTGCGGGTATCCACCATGCCTGTACAAAACGGTGAGTCGGTGGTTATGCGTTTATTGGACCAATCGGCAGGCTTATTAACGCTTGAACAAACCGGTATGCCGGAGCGTTTATTGAAGCGTTTCAGGCAGTTATTGCATCGTCCTCATGGCATGATATTGGTTACTGGACCTACCGGCTCAGGTAAAACCACTACTTTGTACGGGGCACTGTCAGAGCTTAACCTGCCAGCCAAAAAAATTATTACCGTTGAAGACCCGGTGGAGTACCGTTTGCCACGTATCAATCAGGTACAGGTAAACAGCAAAATCGGCCTGGATTTTAAAAGCGTACTCAGAACCACATTGCGTCAGGATCCCGATATTATCATGGTGGGTGAGATGCGGGACCACGAAACCGTAGAAATAGGCTTACGTGGCGCCTTGACAGGTCACCTGGTATTATCAACCTTACACACCAATGATTCCATCAGCAGTGCGATTCGACTTCTGGACATGGGGGCCCCGGGTTACCTGGCGGCCAGTTCTTTGCGCGCCATTATCGCCCAGCGATTAGTGCGCCGTATTTGTAAAAATTGCCGGACCGAATGCCGCCCGGAAGAAGATGAGTTGTTCTGGATTGATAATATTGAAGCTGGAGCAAGACGCTTTAAATATCACAAAGGTGCGGGTTGCCAAACCTGCAACCAAACCGGATACCGCGGTCGTATTGGGGTGTTTGAGTTACTGGAAATGACGGAAGATATGATGAACGCCCTTAAAGATGCCGATACCGGGTTATTCGGGCGTACAGCCAAACGAGCTCCGGGCTATGTGCCGCTGGCTAAAAGTGCTTTGCAATATGCCAAAGTGGGACTGACCTCTATTGAGGAAGTTCTGAAACTGGTGGAAATGGTGGCTGAAGTCTCGCAAGCAGCAAAACCCAAAGCACAACCTCAAAACCCGCAGGCATCTAAGCAAGCTGTGACCAAGCAAGCCTCCGCGCCGGCGCCCAATCATAAACCAGATTTACACCAGCCCAGAAAGCCCGACTGGGGCGATAGGGATAAATCCTGA
- a CDS encoding ExeA family protein: MYLYHFGLRELPFTLTPNTSYFYGLPCHKEALDVILHALKAGEGFIKVTGEVGTGKTLICRKILNELPDHFVTAYIPNPYLSPEELRRAVATELKVDLSSQTDQQEFTQRIQEKLIEIHKGGNSVVLIIDEAQALPSESLEVLRLFTNLETESRKLLQVVLFGQPELDSKISKGELRQLNQRITFSYVLKTMDQDQLYHYLKHRLSVAGNRSEEVFSRKVCAILHRACRGTPRIVNVVAHKALMLAYGEGKSHVTKEHVKLAVKDTDACLQPRSNGGVVIFIVILALLLLLVVFRTEITNFLTGAELL, translated from the coding sequence ATGTACCTGTATCATTTTGGCCTCAGGGAGTTACCTTTCACACTAACCCCCAATACCAGTTATTTCTATGGCTTGCCTTGCCACAAAGAAGCGCTGGACGTAATTTTGCACGCGCTGAAAGCCGGTGAAGGTTTTATCAAGGTGACTGGCGAGGTGGGGACTGGCAAAACTCTTATTTGCAGAAAGATTCTCAACGAATTGCCGGATCATTTTGTTACGGCCTACATCCCCAACCCTTATTTATCACCAGAAGAGCTGCGCAGGGCCGTGGCCACCGAACTCAAAGTTGATTTGAGCTCTCAGACGGATCAGCAAGAGTTTACTCAGCGAATTCAGGAAAAACTGATCGAGATCCACAAAGGAGGCAACTCCGTGGTGCTGATCATTGATGAGGCCCAAGCATTACCGAGCGAGAGCCTTGAAGTGTTGCGTTTGTTCACCAATCTTGAAACTGAATCGCGAAAGTTGCTGCAAGTGGTGCTATTTGGTCAACCCGAGTTAGACAGTAAAATAAGCAAAGGTGAATTACGTCAACTTAATCAACGTATCACCTTCAGCTATGTTTTAAAAACCATGGATCAGGATCAACTGTACCACTATCTCAAACATCGATTGAGTGTTGCAGGAAACCGCAGCGAAGAGGTCTTTAGTCGTAAAGTGTGTGCCATCCTTCACAGAGCCTGTCGAGGTACACCGCGCATTGTTAATGTGGTTGCTCACAAAGCATTGATGCTTGCCTACGGTGAAGGAAAGTCCCATGTCACTAAAGAACACGTCAAGTTAGCCGTAAAAGATACTGACGCCTGTTTACAACCAAGGTCGAATGGTGGAGTCGTTATTTTTATTGTAATTTTGGCGTTATTATTGCTTTTGGTTGTATTTAGAACTGAAATCACCAATTTTTTGACTGGAGCTGAATTGCTGTGA
- the mshL gene encoding pilus (MSHA type) biogenesis protein MshL, whose translation MKIRCAILIFLTLGLAACQSPSRPEMTQPAKSALGKAIAEDAGDKSSAAPLQTVPQAVAEALRPELPVQKERELFGEPRLDIQANQVDARTFFSGLVKNSHYSIAIHPDVQGNITLDLKQVRLQDVFEIVKEIYGYDVQQNGNIYRVFPSGMRTETFAVNYLLMQRDGTSSSSVSTGGVSQFGGGSGNNNNLGGGNRNNNNNNVTGGAGGSNGTSISTTTQTNFWAQLQTALVSMIGAEQGRSVVVSPQAGLVSIRAMPDELRQVRKFLQASQESVQRQVILEARVIELTLSDEYQQGINWTQILSHSGSTDFRFSAGASTSGNEITGALGGISSLSFINQDFSGVLSLLSTQGNVQVLSSPRVTALNNQKAVIKVGSDEYFVTDVSNQSTTNASTTSTTPDVELTPFFSGIALDVTPQIDERGSVLLHVHPSVIETEEQQKVVTINQEELVLPLAQSNIRESDTVIQARSGEIVVIGGLMSTSTTDNVSKTPFVGDIPLVGNLFRNKREAVIKRELVILIKPTVVRQGTWQQQLKQSQDYIADWLYVD comes from the coding sequence ATGAAAATTAGGTGCGCTATCCTGATTTTTCTGACGCTAGGTTTGGCAGCATGCCAGAGCCCTAGTCGTCCGGAAATGACACAACCTGCCAAATCTGCATTGGGCAAGGCTATTGCTGAAGATGCCGGAGATAAGTCCTCTGCTGCTCCGCTACAAACGGTGCCTCAAGCCGTTGCGGAAGCATTGCGTCCAGAATTACCCGTGCAAAAAGAACGTGAGCTGTTTGGTGAGCCGCGTCTGGATATTCAGGCCAATCAGGTGGATGCCCGCACCTTCTTCTCTGGTTTGGTGAAAAACAGTCACTACAGTATCGCTATCCACCCTGACGTGCAGGGCAATATCACTCTCGACCTCAAACAAGTTCGTTTGCAAGATGTATTTGAAATCGTTAAGGAAATTTACGGTTACGATGTGCAGCAAAACGGCAATATCTATCGCGTTTTTCCATCGGGCATGCGCACCGAAACTTTCGCGGTTAACTACCTGCTGATGCAGCGAGACGGCACCAGTTCCAGTAGTGTCAGTACGGGAGGCGTATCTCAATTTGGTGGTGGTAGCGGCAATAACAACAACCTTGGCGGTGGTAACCGCAATAACAATAATAATAACGTAACCGGTGGCGCCGGTGGCAGTAACGGCACCAGTATTTCCACCACCACGCAAACTAACTTCTGGGCGCAATTGCAAACGGCATTGGTTTCCATGATAGGTGCTGAGCAAGGCCGCAGTGTCGTGGTGTCGCCGCAAGCGGGTTTAGTTTCAATAAGAGCTATGCCTGATGAGTTGCGTCAGGTGCGCAAGTTTTTACAAGCATCACAAGAAAGCGTGCAGCGCCAGGTCATTCTGGAGGCGCGCGTTATTGAGTTAACCTTGAGTGATGAGTACCAGCAGGGTATCAATTGGACGCAAATCCTGAGTCATTCTGGCAGTACTGATTTTCGCTTCAGTGCAGGTGCTAGCACGTCGGGAAATGAGATAACCGGGGCGCTGGGGGGCATATCCAGCCTTTCCTTTATCAATCAGGATTTTTCTGGGGTACTGTCTTTACTCTCTACGCAAGGCAACGTTCAGGTATTATCCAGCCCCAGAGTCACAGCGTTAAACAACCAAAAAGCAGTCATCAAGGTGGGCAGCGACGAGTACTTTGTCACGGATGTCTCTAATCAAAGCACAACCAACGCCAGTACCACATCCACGACACCCGATGTAGAGCTAACTCCCTTCTTCTCCGGTATAGCGCTGGATGTTACGCCGCAAATCGATGAACGTGGTAGCGTGCTGTTGCATGTACATCCTTCTGTTATTGAAACTGAAGAGCAGCAAAAAGTCGTGACCATTAATCAAGAAGAACTGGTTCTGCCTCTGGCTCAGAGTAACATTCGCGAATCTGATACGGTTATTCAGGCTCGCTCTGGTGAGATTGTGGTTATTGGTGGCTTGATGTCTACCAGTACCACAGACAACGTTTCTAAGACCCCATTTGTTGGTGATATCCCACTGGTGGGTAACCTGTTTCGCAACAAACGCGAAGCGGTTATTAAGCGAGAGTTGGTGATCCTCATTAAGCCCACCGTCGTCAGACAAGGCACCTGGCAGCAACAACTGAAGCAAAGTCAGGATTATATAGCTGACTGGTTGTATGTGGATTAA
- the gspM gene encoding type II secretion system protein GspM, with translation MNFDIKRWSDVEDKFSELSTREKSLALLSGLVAVLFGGYVWLVEPVQLEIEKLTRTVERQKSQSGQLDKQIKAVEVALEEDPNEPLRKNREKFAQQIIDIDEKLREQTVDLIPANKMPQVLEKILSQSKKLKVLQMESIPPVRMMDINADSGARVNLFQHGVLLVLEGEYGHIWEYLNEIESLEWRFYWKRFDYIVEQHPKARAEIELYTLSTSKAFIGV, from the coding sequence ATGAATTTTGACATCAAACGTTGGTCGGACGTAGAAGACAAGTTCAGTGAACTCTCTACCAGAGAAAAGTCTTTGGCCTTATTGAGTGGTTTGGTGGCCGTACTATTTGGTGGTTATGTCTGGCTTGTTGAGCCGGTGCAGTTGGAAATTGAAAAGTTAACTCGCACGGTTGAGCGGCAAAAGTCTCAATCCGGGCAGTTGGATAAGCAAATCAAGGCGGTGGAAGTGGCTCTGGAAGAAGATCCCAACGAGCCTTTGCGTAAGAATCGTGAAAAGTTTGCTCAGCAAATCATTGATATAGATGAGAAGTTGCGAGAGCAAACCGTCGATTTGATCCCGGCCAATAAAATGCCTCAGGTGTTAGAAAAAATATTAAGTCAGTCGAAAAAGTTAAAAGTTTTGCAAATGGAGTCCATTCCGCCGGTCAGGATGATGGACATCAATGCTGATAGTGGTGCACGGGTTAACTTATTTCAACACGGGGTGCTGCTGGTACTGGAAGGTGAATATGGCCATATCTGGGAATATCTGAATGAAATTGAATCGCTGGAATGGCGGTTCTACTGGAAGCGCTTTGATTATATTGTGGAGCAGCATCCCAAGGCGAGGGCTGAAATTGAGCTGTATACCCTGAGTACCAGCAAGGCGTTTATTGGTGTGTGA
- a CDS encoding PilN domain-containing protein: protein MKYRVNLFPDELKPKLQLFTAGFVLLMWLFSGVVLFAISEHYHQEYRDMQVATRDIQQKYNQQTKMLKMLTEARDTRAQDPALVAQVQKLQNEARDKGLLLEELRGREQLKNQGFSMLMEDLALNHVDGVWLTRISINEQKIRMEGATIESAKVPFWVSQLRESNYFTGRSFAGARMFRDDQDKLNFVISSELVELAVEQEVQRQASGAGQP, encoded by the coding sequence ATGAAGTATCGCGTCAATTTATTTCCTGATGAACTCAAACCCAAGTTGCAGTTATTTACTGCCGGTTTTGTATTACTAATGTGGCTCTTTAGCGGTGTTGTCTTATTTGCCATCAGCGAACATTATCATCAGGAATATCGAGACATGCAGGTAGCCACTCGTGATATTCAACAAAAATATAACCAGCAAACCAAGATGTTGAAAATGCTTACTGAAGCGCGAGATACCCGTGCCCAGGATCCGGCACTAGTGGCACAGGTACAGAAACTACAAAACGAAGCACGTGACAAAGGGTTGTTACTGGAGGAACTGCGGGGGCGGGAACAACTTAAAAACCAAGGCTTTTCCATGCTAATGGAAGATTTGGCGCTTAATCATGTGGATGGCGTGTGGTTAACCCGTATCAGCATCAATGAACAAAAGATTCGCATGGAAGGTGCAACCATTGAATCGGCGAAAGTGCCTTTCTGGGTGAGCCAATTAAGAGAGTCTAACTACTTTACCGGCCGCAGCTTTGCCGGAGCTCGTATGTTTCGCGATGATCAGGACAAGCTCAATTTTGTGATCAGCTCCGAACTGGTGGAGTTGGCCGTAGAACAAGAGGTACAAAGACAAGCATCGGGAGCCGGACAACCATGA
- a CDS encoding MSHA biogenesis protein MshI: MRVGWRKLISYLNRKPSGFASLGIEYDINGLHLCATQEVDGQHTWVLNQTFPLQDWQSSLKSFVEEQQLQNTKTTLVFATKKYKLVQTDKPAVPEEELAQALQWSAKDLLMTQDEVVMDYFDLPAQTMGANKVNVVAIPKAELFDVCQGVLEAGLFIERVTVEELATCELLPKNQEGYVTVFQAPGAEVCLNIVKAGKLYFSRRIKGYEQISSFTEMELQMGVSETLSVELQRSMDFFESQLRQAPVKKIYLNLDTEHQGVLAKLIGDAMQVESEPFVPDFAKSEELQWADTSLAALGGAFSVQEVEEQTTNESGDAA; encoded by the coding sequence ATGCGCGTAGGTTGGAGAAAACTGATTTCCTATTTGAATCGCAAACCCTCAGGTTTCGCGAGTTTAGGCATCGAATACGACATTAACGGCCTACATTTGTGTGCTACTCAAGAAGTAGACGGACAACACACCTGGGTGCTCAACCAGACCTTCCCACTGCAAGATTGGCAGTCTTCTCTGAAATCCTTTGTTGAAGAACAGCAACTTCAGAACACCAAAACTACCTTGGTTTTCGCCACTAAAAAATACAAGCTGGTACAAACTGATAAGCCCGCCGTACCGGAAGAAGAATTAGCCCAGGCTTTGCAATGGTCAGCTAAAGACCTGTTAATGACCCAGGACGAAGTGGTCATGGATTATTTCGATTTACCAGCTCAGACCATGGGGGCCAACAAAGTCAATGTGGTGGCTATCCCCAAAGCTGAGCTTTTCGATGTCTGCCAGGGCGTACTGGAAGCCGGCCTTTTTATCGAGCGCGTCACTGTTGAAGAACTGGCAACCTGTGAGCTGTTACCCAAAAACCAGGAAGGTTACGTTACTGTGTTTCAGGCACCGGGTGCAGAAGTGTGTTTAAACATTGTAAAAGCCGGTAAGCTCTATTTCTCGCGGCGCATAAAGGGCTATGAGCAAATCAGTAGTTTCACTGAAATGGAATTGCAAATGGGGGTTTCGGAAACGCTGAGTGTGGAGTTGCAGCGTTCCATGGACTTTTTTGAGAGCCAGTTGCGTCAGGCCCCGGTGAAAAAAATCTATCTCAATCTGGACACCGAGCATCAAGGCGTATTGGCTAAATTAATCGGTGATGCCATGCAGGTTGAATCGGAACCTTTTGTTCCCGATTTTGCCAAGAGTGAGGAATTGCAATGGGCTGATACTTCATTAGCGGCACTTGGTGGAGCATTTTCTGTACAAGAGGTTGAAGAACAAACCACTAATGAAAGCGGGGATGCCGCATGA
- a CDS encoding response regulator: MFTPKEIDFLKKELNFSVSQVQEKLDEPDIEGAKRYQLEEKLITMVSVVNKLERARPEKDLRNKSVRVLIVDDVDSMRKVHRHYMLSCGFRHIDMAEDGLRAYSLMRKAIAENKPYNLVISDWEMPKVSGLELLRKVRTDKELWKTPFFLITSLGDKAHILQGINTGATGYMVKPINQKIVNQKFKDYLDC; this comes from the coding sequence ATGTTTACGCCCAAAGAGATCGACTTTCTGAAGAAAGAACTCAATTTTTCGGTTTCACAAGTGCAGGAAAAATTAGATGAACCGGATATTGAAGGGGCTAAGCGTTATCAGCTGGAAGAAAAGTTGATAACTATGGTTTCAGTGGTGAATAAACTCGAAAGAGCTCGCCCTGAAAAAGACCTGCGTAACAAATCTGTTAGGGTGTTGATTGTTGATGATGTGGACTCGATGCGCAAAGTGCACCGCCATTACATGCTTTCTTGTGGCTTTCGACACATTGATATGGCAGAGGATGGCTTGCGTGCATACTCACTCATGCGCAAAGCCATAGCTGAAAACAAGCCCTACAATTTGGTGATTTCCGATTGGGAGATGCCGAAAGTCAGTGGCCTGGAGCTATTGCGCAAGGTGCGTACCGATAAAGAATTGTGGAAAACGCCTTTTTTCCTGATCACCAGCTTGGGTGACAAAGCGCATATTTTGCAAGGCATTAATACCGGGGCAACCGGTTACATGGTGAAACCCATCAATCAGAAAATCGTTAACCAAAAATTTAAAGACTATCTGGATTGTTAA
- a CDS encoding winged helix-turn-helix domain-containing protein, translating to MQHNQQFQLGNWIVCAKTNTIENSDHQKSLDNKSMQVLLFLIQHAGQSVTKEQIIQHVWKESVVNEEILSVAISKIRKALGDNARKPTYIKTLPNLGYSLIAGVTAINGLEQEQQVLSNVLGFKRSGRLYYTLAATLLLIIIVFAVHFVSSDNKPEQIIAIDSIAVLPFKDLSAAQNNHFFTDGLSDAIINQLSQTKSLKVISRYSSFNFRGNRDPFTIGNALKVEALLDGSVQESEGQIRINVRIFSTFDGRQLWSKSFDSTSEDVFYLQDQISDDIQRAIQPNAKALARTSKKINSQAYEWFLMAKYHWQQRTPTALSKAETYLKHSLELEPNYADAHVGLATTYGHYHYYANWSDVEAVNKALPHIEQALALEPESPAALAVKGMILTLKSNYTPNPQPILQEAQRAFKRSLEIEDSATTHHWYSVLLKRIGEEALVIKHMERAISLNPLSAPLKRIYSRYLALRGKLDTAQKMYHRALLLEPGRDSNLIESTFVMRNTPNLVVDLAQWHSNHSELFEYCSSDAYCEQAVFSYLSVGQRAEADKILARMPAKHQHFKDSLALIDHGLKGLENHAVVLLEQLSAKHPHNHKYRYSLAIALFRAGLYRQAKTAIVNLYPDWSNTTLGDPIEVTSDNYSAMVLYGASLLKLKEQELASLILNSVREFLSLNEVQDKAQIELTLAEVNALLGYTDRAVKHLSKALNHGWLETFDREWWPLQDNHLFKSINTHPDFISLVKEHHTRLAKLSEQISEELAPL from the coding sequence TTGCAGCACAATCAGCAATTTCAATTGGGTAACTGGATTGTCTGTGCAAAGACCAATACCATAGAAAACTCCGATCACCAAAAGTCACTGGATAACAAAAGCATGCAAGTTCTTTTGTTTCTCATCCAGCATGCAGGGCAAAGTGTCACTAAAGAACAAATCATTCAACATGTGTGGAAAGAAAGTGTAGTCAATGAAGAGATATTGTCCGTAGCCATCAGTAAAATCCGAAAAGCACTCGGTGATAATGCGCGTAAACCCACTTACATTAAAACACTGCCCAACCTTGGTTACAGCCTGATTGCCGGAGTTACAGCAATAAACGGCTTGGAACAAGAACAACAGGTTTTATCTAATGTTTTGGGTTTTAAGCGTTCCGGTCGTCTTTATTATACATTAGCAGCCACTTTATTATTGATTATCATCGTATTCGCGGTGCATTTTGTTTCTAGTGATAACAAGCCAGAGCAAATCATTGCCATTGATTCAATCGCAGTATTGCCTTTTAAAGACTTGAGCGCAGCACAGAATAATCACTTTTTCACTGATGGACTGTCAGACGCCATTATCAACCAACTGTCTCAAACTAAATCGTTAAAAGTCATTTCTCGCTACTCGTCTTTCAATTTCAGAGGCAATAGGGATCCCTTCACAATCGGAAATGCGCTTAAAGTGGAAGCCTTATTAGACGGTAGCGTACAAGAATCGGAAGGGCAGATAAGAATTAATGTCCGCATATTTAGTACATTCGATGGTCGGCAACTTTGGTCTAAAAGCTTTGACAGTACAAGCGAAGATGTTTTCTATTTACAAGACCAAATTAGTGATGACATTCAGCGAGCGATTCAGCCAAACGCCAAAGCGCTAGCGAGGACTAGCAAGAAGATTAACAGTCAGGCCTACGAGTGGTTTTTGATGGCTAAATATCACTGGCAACAAAGAACTCCCACTGCACTTTCAAAAGCAGAAACCTATCTGAAACACAGCTTGGAATTAGAGCCCAATTACGCCGATGCACATGTTGGGCTAGCCACGACCTACGGCCATTATCACTATTACGCTAACTGGAGCGATGTTGAGGCAGTCAATAAAGCGCTTCCGCATATCGAGCAAGCATTAGCACTAGAGCCAGAGTCTCCAGCTGCATTAGCCGTTAAAGGCATGATATTGACACTTAAAAGCAATTATACCCCAAACCCCCAGCCAATTTTGCAAGAGGCTCAAAGAGCATTTAAACGCTCCCTGGAAATAGAAGACAGCGCCACCACCCACCATTGGTATAGCGTATTGCTGAAACGGATAGGGGAAGAAGCCTTGGTGATTAAACATATGGAGCGAGCTATTTCGTTAAATCCATTGTCCGCGCCATTAAAGCGTATATACAGCCGTTATTTAGCGCTTCGCGGAAAGTTGGATACGGCCCAAAAGATGTATCACCGAGCGTTATTGCTGGAGCCCGGCCGTGATTCAAATCTTATTGAGTCAACATTTGTAATGCGAAACACACCAAACTTGGTTGTAGACCTGGCTCAATGGCATTCTAACCATAGCGAACTATTCGAATACTGCTCTAGTGATGCTTATTGCGAACAAGCTGTATTTTCCTATTTGAGTGTTGGTCAGCGTGCCGAAGCCGACAAAATCTTAGCCCGCATGCCTGCGAAACATCAGCATTTTAAAGATTCATTAGCGCTAATTGACCACGGCTTAAAGGGGCTGGAAAACCACGCTGTCGTATTACTTGAGCAATTGAGTGCAAAACATCCACATAACCATAAATATCGCTACAGTTTAGCGATTGCCTTATTTCGTGCTGGTTTGTATCGGCAAGCCAAAACAGCGATTGTTAACCTTTATCCTGACTGGAGTAATACAACTCTTGGCGACCCAATTGAAGTGACCAGTGACAATTATTCAGCCATGGTTTTGTACGGAGCAAGTCTGTTAAAATTAAAAGAGCAGGAGCTCGCTTCGCTAATACTCAATAGTGTACGGGAATTTTTGAGCTTAAATGAAGTGCAAGACAAAGCTCAGATAGAATTAACTCTGGCAGAAGTGAATGCGCTTTTGGGTTATACCGACAGAGCGGTGAAACATCTCAGCAAAGCACTAAATCACGGCTGGCTGGAAACATTTGACCGCGAGTGGTGGCCACTACAAGATAATCATCTATTTAAGTCGATAAATACTCATCCTGATTTTATATCTTTAGTCAAAGAACATCATACAAGGTTAGCAAAGCTGTCAGAGCAAATTAGTGAAGAACTTGCGCCATTGTGA